GCTCGCCTTCGTGGACGCGGGTGCGGACTGGTGGACCTTCCACGCGGCCGCCGGCGGCTTCGGCGCGTGGCTCTTCGCGGCCCTCATGGTCGCGGCACTGGGCTTCACCAAGGACGTCCTGCCGAACACGTGGAAGTCCGGCGGCCCCGGGCTCGCCATCCCGGTCGCGCTCTACACCCTGGTCATCGCCACGATGCTCGGCTTCGCCTTCGGCACCGGCCAGTGGCTGATCGTGCTCGGCGCGGTGATCTTCGTGGCGAGCGACTCCGTCCTCGCGCGGGACCGGTTCGTCGCTCCCCTCCCCCGCGGCCACCTGCTGGTGATGGTCACCTACCTGGTCGGCCAGGCGCTGATCGTGGCCGGCCTGCTGGGCTGATCAGGCCTCGATGATGACCGGCACGATCATCGGACGACGCTTCACCTTCGTGCCCACCCAGCGGCCGATGGTGCGGCGTACGGCCTGCTGCAGCTGGTGCTGGTCGTCGCAGCCCTCGGCGAGGAGGTTGTCCACGGCCGTGACGATCTTCGGCTTGATCTCGTCGAAGACGGCCTCGTCCTCGGCGAAGCCGCGCGCGTGGATCTCCGGCCCGGAGAGGACCTTGCCGTTGGCGAGGTCGACCACCGTGATGACGGTGATGAAGCCCTCCTCGCCGAGGATCCGGCGGTCCTTGAGGTCGGCCTCGGTGATGTCGCCGATGCTCGAGCCGTCGACGAAGACGTACCCGCAGTCGACCTTGCCGGCGATCTGCGCCTTGCCGTCGACCAGGTCGACGACGACGCCGTCCTCGGCGATCACCACGTGCTCGTCCGGTACGCCGGTCGCCTTGGCGAGGGCGGCGTTGGCCTGCATGTGCCGGATCTCGCCGTGCACCGGCAGGACGTTCCGCGGCTGCACGATGTTGTAGCAGTAGAGGAGCTCGCCGGCGGAGGCGTGGCCGGAGACGTGCACGTTGGCGTTGCCCTTGTGCACGACGTTGGCGCCCCAGCGGGCGAGGCCGTTGATCACGCGGTAGACGGAGTTCTCGTTGCCCGGGATCAGCGACGAGGCGAAGACGACGGTGTCGCCCTCCTCGATGTGCACGAAGTTGTGGTTGCGCTGCGCGATCCGGCTGAGCGCCGAGAGCGGCTCGCCCTGCGAGCCGGTCGAGATCAGCACCTGCTTCTCGGGCGGCAGCTGCGCGAGCTCCTTGGCCTCGACCACGACGCCGGCGGGCACGTGGAGGTAGCCGAGCTCCTGGGCGATCGCCATGTTGCGCACCATCGAGCGGCCGACGTAGCCGACCTTGCGGCCATGGGCGGCAGCCGCGTCGAGCACCTGCTGGACGCGGTGAACGTGCGAGGCGAAGCAGGCGACGATGATCCGCTGCGAGCTCTGGTGGAAGACCCGGTCCAGGACGGGGGCGATCGACTTCTCCGCGGTGGTGAAGCCAGGCACCTCGGCGTTGGTCGAGTCGGTCATGAAGAGGTCCACGCCCTCCTCGCCGAGCCGGGCGAAGGCACGCAGGTCGGTGATCCGGCCGTCCAGCGGCAGCTGGTCCATCTTGAAGTCGCCGGTGTGCAGCACGAGACCGGCCCCGGTGCGGATCGCGACGGCCAGTGCGTCCGGGATCGAGTGGTTGACCGCGACGAACTCGAGGTCGAACGGCCCGAACGAGACCCGGTCGCCCTCCTTGACCACGTGGTGCACGGTCTCGCGCAGGCGGTGCTCCCGCAGCTTGGAGCCCAGGAGCGCCAGGGTCAGCTCGGAGCCCACCAGCGGGATGTCCTGCCGCTCCCGCAGGAGGTACGGCGTCGCGCCGATGTGGTCCTCGTGGCCGTGCGTGAGCACCAGCGCCTCGACCGCGTCGAGCTTCGAGCGGATCGAGGACCAGTCGGGGAGGATCAGGTCGACGCCCGGGTGGTTCTCCTCCGGGAACAGCACGCCGCAGTCCACGATCAGCAGCCGGCCGGCGTACTCGAAGGCCGTCATGTTGCGGCCCACCTCACCCAGACCGCCCAGCGGGATGACGCGCAGGGCTCCCTCGGGGAGCTCGGCGGGGGCGGAGAGTTCCAGGTGCGGGTGGCTCATGGGGTCCTTGTCGTGGAGGTCGGGGTCAGAGGAGGCCGGAGGCGACGAGCCCGGCGCGCAGCGCGGCGTACTCCTCGTCGTCGAGGGCCATCAGCGGCGAGCGCACGGCCCGGTTGTCGAGGACACCGAGGGCCTGCAGGGCGCCCTTGGCCGTCGTTGCGCCGTAGTTGGGCACGCCCATGACGGCCTCGAGCGCCGGACGGAGCTTCGCGTCGATCTGCTGCGCGGTGGCGAGGTCGCCGGCGAGGAAGGCCTCGATCATCGCGGAGAGCTGCGTACCCGCCGCATGGCCCAGCACGGAGACGACACCGCAGGCGCCGTAGGCCAGGAAGCCCAGGGTCAGCGCGTCGTCACCGGAGTAGACGTCGT
The sequence above is a segment of the Nocardioides jiangxiensis genome. Coding sequences within it:
- a CDS encoding lysoplasmalogenase, translated to MTVCAWVLFAVLAVSDWVAVAVGSKRAEAFLKPAATLALLAVPAVAIAAEPATFLGPGGIIGGEGHVVIVSPWLFVALGFGLLGDILLLSDSVPRFKAGLAAFLVGHLAYLLAFVDAGADWWTFHAAAGGFGAWLFAALMVAALGFTKDVLPNTWKSGGPGLAIPVALYTLVIATMLGFAFGTGQWLIVLGAVIFVASDSVLARDRFVAPLPRGHLLVMVTYLVGQALIVAGLLG
- a CDS encoding ribonuclease J, which codes for MSHPHLELSAPAELPEGALRVIPLGGLGEVGRNMTAFEYAGRLLIVDCGVLFPEENHPGVDLILPDWSSIRSKLDAVEALVLTHGHEDHIGATPYLLRERQDIPLVGSELTLALLGSKLREHRLRETVHHVVKEGDRVSFGPFDLEFVAVNHSIPDALAVAIRTGAGLVLHTGDFKMDQLPLDGRITDLRAFARLGEEGVDLFMTDSTNAEVPGFTTAEKSIAPVLDRVFHQSSQRIIVACFASHVHRVQQVLDAAAAHGRKVGYVGRSMVRNMAIAQELGYLHVPAGVVVEAKELAQLPPEKQVLISTGSQGEPLSALSRIAQRNHNFVHIEEGDTVVFASSLIPGNENSVYRVINGLARWGANVVHKGNANVHVSGHASAGELLYCYNIVQPRNVLPVHGEIRHMQANAALAKATGVPDEHVVIAEDGVVVDLVDGKAQIAGKVDCGYVFVDGSSIGDITEADLKDRRILGEEGFITVITVVDLANGKVLSGPEIHARGFAEDEAVFDEIKPKIVTAVDNLLAEGCDDQHQLQQAVRRTIGRWVGTKVKRRPMIVPVIIEA